Proteins encoded in a region of the Parerythrobacter aestuarii genome:
- a CDS encoding type IV secretory system conjugative DNA transfer family protein, whose product MIGDAFKRTQRLPFGLLQRDRLHHCYIIGQTGTGKTTLLQRMILQDVTAARGVCLIDPHGDLAETLANRLVDRVIHWRVADPASPYGYNPITRVGAIHRPLVASGLIDSLKKQWADSWGARMEHLLRYALLALLELPEADLRDVVRLYVDREFRRVVIARVTDPQVRRFWTEELPKMNYMTSIDGVAPIANKLGAFLAHPVVRRAVCEPDKPLRFRRIMDRGHILIVNLAKGELGTDNANVLGGLLITNLMNAALTRHDLRERNRRPFFLYVDEFHNFTTSAFAELLPEARKYGLGLTLAHQHRSQMDGSVADAVIGNCGTLLCFRLGATDAALFSRQLIDVPAEALVRLPNYRGFAQLLIQGQKSPAFSFETSAIS is encoded by the coding sequence ATGATTGGCGATGCCTTTAAGCGGACACAGCGTTTGCCGTTTGGGTTGCTTCAGCGCGATCGGCTGCATCATTGCTACATTATCGGACAGACCGGCACCGGCAAGACTACGCTCCTTCAGAGGATGATACTTCAGGATGTGACAGCCGCGCGCGGAGTGTGTCTGATCGATCCACACGGAGACCTTGCTGAAACACTCGCCAATCGGCTCGTTGATCGCGTCATTCACTGGCGTGTCGCCGATCCCGCCAGTCCATATGGCTACAATCCGATCACTCGGGTTGGCGCAATACATCGACCGCTTGTGGCTTCAGGTCTAATCGACAGCCTCAAGAAGCAGTGGGCTGACAGTTGGGGCGCCCGCATGGAGCACCTGCTTCGCTACGCGCTGCTCGCGCTGCTAGAGTTGCCAGAGGCAGACCTGCGCGACGTTGTGCGCCTCTATGTCGATCGAGAATTTCGCAGGGTCGTAATTGCCCGCGTGACCGATCCTCAGGTCCGTCGCTTCTGGACCGAAGAGCTGCCCAAGATGAATTACATGACCTCCATCGACGGTGTTGCCCCGATCGCCAACAAGTTGGGAGCATTTCTTGCGCACCCAGTTGTTCGTCGAGCCGTTTGCGAACCAGATAAGCCGCTGCGATTTCGGCGGATCATGGACCGAGGACACATTCTGATCGTCAATCTGGCAAAGGGCGAACTTGGGACTGACAATGCCAATGTCCTTGGCGGCCTATTGATCACGAATCTTATGAACGCCGCGCTTACCAGGCACGATCTGCGTGAACGCAATCGCCGCCCATTTTTCCTCTATGTCGACGAGTTTCACAACTTTACGACATCAGCATTCGCTGAGTTGCTCCCAGAAGCTCGCAAGTACGGACTAGGGCTAACCCTTGCGCATCAGCACCGCTCACAAATGGATGGCAGTGTTGCGGATGCTGTCATCGGCAACTGCGGAACGCTCCTGTGCTTTCGCTTGGGGGCAACCGACGCAGCACTCTTCTCTCGACAGCTTATCGACGTGCCCGCTGAGGCCTTGGTGAGGCTCCCAAACTATCGTGGTTTTGCACAGCTCCTGATCCAAGGGCAAAAGTCTCCGGCGTTCAGCTTTGAAACCAGTGCAATTTCATAG
- a CDS encoding recombinase family protein produces the protein MAYIRVSTAKQGEGVSLEAQREAIEAFASRNHLSVVQWFEEKETAAKRGRPVFNEVVRLLRRGKADGLIVHKIDRSARNFADWAKIGDLADAGVSIHFASESLDFTSRGGRLAADVQAVVAADYIRNLREESIKGLNGRLKQGLYPFRAPIGYLDNGRGKPKTLDPERAPLVKRAFELYATRSHSLRTLRAELNRQGLTGRNGRALTMNGLMTMLNNPFYTGVIHIKRTGRTYKGIHERLITTKLFERVQEIKSGKSGPKVTRHNHIYQGLFRCAHCNGAMVPELQKGRVYYRCKTVPCITRTIREDQLEIAIETRLTGLQLTGQDLKRFRRKIEAWQTDKKHEPVERSLQLRRAKLAERIDRLIDAHIDGRIGSEDFSKRRRSLALEEEVLDQEQREMRDLASAAVRLRTLAELASSVVSSHRLGNGPERRQLLEIVSPNWRVSGRNVDLEPYDWLLDLKSEAGVPFGDSDRSIRRILAGVPSGEPSRDRDRTFGALLLSYRRIMRAFGCEPMTHRSKEIPRDDKGRFIR, from the coding sequence TTGGCCTACATCCGCGTCTCAACAGCTAAGCAAGGCGAAGGTGTAAGCTTAGAGGCGCAAAGAGAAGCAATTGAGGCCTTTGCGAGTCGCAACCATCTCAGTGTCGTTCAGTGGTTCGAAGAAAAAGAGACAGCGGCCAAGCGCGGAAGACCCGTCTTCAATGAGGTGGTCCGCCTGCTCAGGCGCGGGAAAGCCGATGGATTGATCGTCCATAAGATCGATCGATCTGCCCGTAACTTTGCTGACTGGGCCAAGATCGGCGATCTAGCTGATGCCGGGGTATCAATTCACTTCGCTTCAGAGAGTCTCGACTTCACGTCTCGGGGCGGTCGCCTCGCAGCTGACGTCCAAGCCGTCGTGGCTGCCGACTACATCCGAAACTTGCGCGAAGAATCGATCAAGGGACTCAACGGCAGATTGAAGCAAGGTCTCTATCCATTCCGGGCTCCGATTGGCTATCTCGACAATGGTCGCGGAAAGCCGAAGACCTTGGACCCTGAGCGAGCGCCTCTCGTGAAGCGAGCATTCGAGCTCTATGCGACCAGAAGCCATTCACTGCGAACGTTGCGAGCTGAATTGAACCGCCAGGGGCTAACCGGGCGCAATGGCCGTGCATTGACCATGAACGGCCTCATGACGATGCTCAACAACCCCTTTTACACCGGGGTGATCCACATCAAACGTACGGGGCGGACCTACAAAGGTATTCATGAAAGACTGATCACCACGAAGCTGTTTGAGCGCGTCCAGGAAATCAAGTCCGGCAAGTCCGGTCCAAAAGTCACGCGCCACAATCACATCTACCAAGGTCTTTTTCGATGCGCTCACTGCAATGGCGCAATGGTTCCAGAATTGCAGAAGGGGCGCGTCTACTATCGTTGCAAGACTGTGCCGTGCATCACGCGTACCATCCGAGAGGATCAGCTTGAGATTGCCATCGAGACACGCCTGACGGGCCTCCAGCTGACAGGTCAGGACCTGAAACGGTTTCGCCGCAAAATCGAGGCTTGGCAGACTGACAAGAAGCATGAACCAGTCGAGCGCTCTCTCCAGCTTAGGCGCGCAAAATTGGCAGAGCGGATCGATCGGCTCATAGACGCACATATTGATGGAAGAATTGGGTCTGAGGATTTCTCAAAGCGCCGTCGAAGTTTGGCCTTGGAAGAGGAGGTACTCGATCAGGAGCAGCGCGAAATGCGTGACTTGGCTTCTGCGGCTGTAAGACTGCGCACATTGGCCGAACTCGCAAGTAGCGTTGTTTCAAGCCATCGATTGGGGAATGGTCCGGAAAGGCGTCAATTGCTGGAAATCGTCTCGCCGAACTGGCGGGTTTCAGGAAGAAATGTAGACCTAGAGCCATATGATTGGCTGTTGGACCTCAAATCTGAGGCAGGTGTACCTTTTGGTGACTCAGACAGAAGCATCCGCCGAATTTTGGCGGGCGTACCCTCTGGTGAACCATCTCGAGACAGAGATCGAACCTTCGGCGCTCTGCTGCTGAGTTATCGTCGCATTATGCGCGCTTTCGGATGTGAGCCAATGACTCATAGATCTAAGGAGATCCCAAGAGACGATAAAGGACGCTTCATTAGGTAG
- a CDS encoding ATP-binding protein has protein sequence MKTETYGASMSGRASYPSLKQRTLVLIVNVAIFYLAFAISTSSFVPTGGLESVWLLSAAAMWFLCLLSAPWFLPPRDSLANAVAAAAVLAALDLSSVSQFQRELDIIRWAGFFYSLAVIALSLTTLFLHDRSLPTASGKFAYRAVGIFGKPEISYSVAAIVSIIGAYQANFGTMASLLLLWLLFVIARPIEQTIAALQAWRTEKATNVDGDTVGIIDRVDHPNILRVKLASGAVWKQGNLYAAAMPSGEQQYVAALFSQPQGAEVVGTGLCVAKLAEPLPLSSGQVSLSHNEELAAEFIENLSGARDSRLVGFVVENSNIGVVNFEVAGPGALEEGEVVFLRIDGREIFYQILDAVTSEENFDQNPRGTHIVRAAQLGRYDPAKGFLKFPWLPAMNTPLFAAKERKFEQPEPAAREFPIGLVPSTDISLNANLDDLVEYHTAILGVTGTGKTELALDIVREAISRGTKVFCVDFTGDYSQRLADLNPVFPAPTKEQAEDLAEKLFDADTGAYGAGAEKKVLKKAIDELRDSTTEQVTEFLESEDDHLAILELREITNTKASLRLTELYLSTIMEWAREHRRARQIMIVLEEAHTIVPETGGSGFDYDTQWVVSRIGQIALQGRKYGVGLLVVTQRTALVSKTILSQCNTFLTHSLIDQTSLNFLQSVYSSQHTNLIPNLPNLHFLAFGKALAADRPIMLRREFDQSKKDASDKLRKPLPAKDDAAGT, from the coding sequence ATGAAAACAGAAACTTACGGAGCGTCTATGTCCGGAAGAGCGTCATACCCAAGCCTAAAACAAAGGACGCTCGTCCTGATCGTCAATGTCGCGATCTTCTACCTAGCGTTCGCAATCTCCACCTCCAGTTTCGTGCCGACGGGCGGCCTGGAGAGTGTTTGGCTACTGAGTGCGGCAGCGATGTGGTTCTTATGCTTGCTTTCGGCTCCATGGTTCCTTCCACCACGAGATAGCTTGGCAAATGCAGTAGCTGCGGCCGCAGTCCTAGCAGCATTGGATCTGTCATCTGTCAGTCAGTTCCAAAGAGAGCTGGATATAATTCGTTGGGCCGGCTTCTTTTATTCACTGGCAGTCATTGCGCTGTCTCTGACCACTCTCTTCCTGCATGACCGATCTCTGCCCACAGCATCCGGGAAATTTGCTTATCGAGCGGTCGGCATATTCGGCAAACCTGAGATCTCATATTCTGTAGCGGCCATTGTAAGCATCATAGGGGCCTACCAAGCGAATTTTGGGACAATGGCGTCTTTGCTGCTGCTATGGCTTCTATTTGTAATCGCTCGGCCAATCGAACAAACCATCGCTGCTTTGCAAGCTTGGAGAACGGAAAAAGCGACCAATGTAGATGGCGATACTGTTGGGATTATCGATCGGGTCGACCATCCAAATATCTTGCGCGTGAAGCTTGCTTCTGGCGCAGTATGGAAACAAGGTAACCTTTATGCCGCAGCCATGCCGAGCGGAGAGCAGCAATATGTTGCGGCGCTATTTTCTCAACCGCAGGGCGCCGAGGTTGTTGGCACTGGCTTATGTGTAGCCAAGCTCGCTGAACCGCTTCCACTTTCTTCCGGCCAAGTTTCGCTCTCCCATAACGAGGAGCTAGCTGCAGAGTTCATTGAGAATCTGAGCGGTGCGAGGGACTCACGCCTTGTGGGCTTTGTAGTGGAGAACTCAAACATTGGAGTCGTGAACTTTGAGGTTGCCGGCCCTGGGGCTCTCGAAGAAGGAGAGGTCGTATTCTTGCGGATTGATGGGCGGGAGATCTTTTACCAGATTCTGGACGCCGTGACTTCGGAAGAGAATTTCGATCAAAATCCAAGAGGCACCCACATAGTAAGAGCAGCACAACTTGGTCGCTATGACCCAGCAAAAGGCTTTCTGAAGTTCCCTTGGCTTCCTGCGATGAACACTCCGCTGTTCGCGGCCAAGGAACGTAAGTTTGAACAGCCCGAGCCAGCTGCCCGGGAGTTTCCAATTGGCCTGGTTCCTTCCACAGACATCTCATTGAATGCAAACTTGGATGATTTGGTGGAGTACCACACCGCCATTCTCGGGGTGACTGGAACTGGCAAGACGGAACTTGCGCTTGATATCGTTCGAGAGGCAATTTCAAGAGGCACCAAGGTGTTTTGCGTAGACTTCACTGGTGACTACAGTCAGCGCTTAGCCGACTTGAACCCCGTCTTCCCGGCCCCGACCAAGGAGCAGGCCGAGGACCTGGCTGAAAAGCTTTTTGATGCTGACACAGGAGCTTACGGTGCTGGAGCTGAGAAGAAGGTGCTCAAGAAGGCTATCGATGAGCTGCGCGACTCAACGACAGAACAGGTCACCGAATTCCTGGAAAGTGAAGACGATCATCTAGCCATTCTTGAGCTAAGAGAGATAACCAATACCAAGGCGTCTCTCAGGCTCACGGAACTCTATCTATCTACGATCATGGAGTGGGCTCGAGAGCATCGCCGTGCTCGCCAAATAATGATCGTGCTTGAGGAAGCCCATACGATTGTCCCTGAAACGGGCGGCTCTGGATTTGATTACGACACGCAGTGGGTTGTGAGCAGGATCGGTCAGATCGCGCTTCAAGGGCGTAAGTATGGAGTAGGCTTGTTAGTTGTCACTCAGCGCACCGCCTTGGTGAGCAAAACGATCCTCTCGCAATGTAACACTTTCCTCACTCACAGCTTAATCGATCAGACAAGCCTAAACTTCCTTCAGAGCGTCTACAGCAGCCAACATACGAACCTCATTCCAAACCTTCCCAATCTGCATTTCCTTGCATTTGGGAAAGCCTTGGCCGCGGACAGACCGATCATGCTCAGGCGTGAATTCGATCAGTCGAAGAAGGACGCGAGCGATAAACTGCGAAAGCCCTTGCCTGCCAAGGACGATGCTGCCGGCACGTGA
- a CDS encoding DUF2188 domain-containing protein: protein MARKKNIHTVYNSDSKMWETKREGQKEPLARSRTKATAQQKSRAEAKKAKVEHVIHNMDGKISDSDSYGNDPNPPKDKKH, encoded by the coding sequence ATGGCACGCAAAAAGAACATCCACACAGTCTACAATTCTGACAGCAAGATGTGGGAGACTAAGCGGGAAGGTCAGAAAGAACCTCTCGCCCGTTCTCGAACCAAGGCTACCGCTCAGCAAAAGTCTCGTGCGGAAGCCAAGAAGGCGAAGGTCGAGCACGTCATTCACAATATGGACGGCAAGATAAGCGATTCAGATAGCTACGGTAATGATCCCAACCCACCTAAGGACAAGAAGCACTAG
- a CDS encoding DUF6527 family protein, protein MIRISEMRVEGVEFMPAELADGVLYVSERFKTAAHRCCCGCGTKTVTPLKPGGWNLSGTSSAPTLRPSIGNWNLPCRSHYLITNGGVHEALQWSEAEIEAGRARDHALRQQHFDKKPILVRIWLASVSFIKSLRFW, encoded by the coding sequence ATGATTAGAATTTCAGAGATGCGCGTGGAGGGGGTCGAATTCATGCCAGCGGAACTGGCAGACGGCGTTTTGTATGTGTCCGAAAGATTCAAGACAGCCGCTCATCGTTGCTGCTGTGGTTGTGGCACCAAAACGGTAACCCCTTTGAAGCCTGGCGGTTGGAACCTGTCAGGCACTTCATCGGCACCAACCCTACGACCCTCGATCGGAAATTGGAATTTGCCTTGTCGATCGCATTATCTGATTACCAATGGCGGAGTTCATGAAGCGCTCCAGTGGTCGGAAGCTGAGATTGAAGCGGGACGGGCACGCGATCATGCTCTTCGACAACAGCATTTCGACAAGAAGCCGATTTTGGTCCGGATATGGCTAGCCTCAGTTTCATTCATAAAGAGCCTGAGGTTCTGGTGA
- a CDS encoding ThiF family adenylyltransferase, producing the protein MSYKLIELNEDLRRLRELKFNVDIEGAYLIVRDIPYLNSQKEVKRDGILATELTLNGDKTIAPARHQIRFKGEAPCDAQGIAIDALRQSAKKHQVTRGITCDFEFSNKPRPEGYLDFREKIQNYAGIISGPASTLDPTATPMTGNVVEPQPDESPFNYLDTNSAKAEISMLSERLAVERIAIVGLGGTGSYVLDQMAKTPVAQIHIYDGDKFSSHNAFRAPGAASLDELRAQPLKVSYFADIYSKMHRGIVSHPEYIDEANVAELTQMDCVFLCMDAGPGKRLIVETLGPSKVPFFDASMGLYEKADRIGGILQVTTSTESNRDQARDRMSLADADEPNEYDQNIQIADLNALNAQLAVLRWKKMRGFYHAFDRANFSSFTVGSNLLLNEDQYD; encoded by the coding sequence ATGTCATACAAGCTAATCGAGCTTAACGAGGACCTACGCAGGCTTCGCGAGCTGAAGTTCAACGTCGACATCGAGGGTGCGTACCTGATTGTGCGCGATATCCCGTATCTCAATTCCCAGAAGGAGGTTAAGCGCGACGGAATCCTTGCCACCGAACTCACCCTCAATGGCGACAAGACGATCGCACCTGCAAGGCACCAAATTCGGTTTAAGGGAGAAGCTCCTTGCGACGCACAAGGGATCGCAATTGATGCGCTTCGCCAAAGCGCAAAAAAGCACCAAGTGACCAGGGGCATCACTTGCGATTTTGAGTTTTCAAATAAGCCCCGCCCTGAAGGATACTTGGATTTCCGCGAGAAAATCCAGAACTATGCAGGCATCATAAGTGGACCTGCTTCAACGCTCGATCCAACAGCTACACCTATGACTGGCAATGTTGTAGAGCCACAGCCGGATGAGTCTCCGTTCAACTATCTAGATACCAACTCGGCGAAGGCCGAGATCAGCATGTTGTCTGAAAGATTGGCCGTCGAGAGGATCGCGATTGTTGGACTAGGCGGAACAGGATCATACGTACTGGACCAAATGGCGAAGACACCAGTCGCCCAAATACACATCTACGACGGAGATAAATTCTCATCTCACAACGCTTTCAGGGCCCCAGGAGCTGCATCGCTTGATGAACTTCGAGCCCAGCCTTTGAAGGTGTCTTACTTCGCAGACATCTACTCAAAGATGCATCGCGGCATCGTTTCTCATCCCGAGTATATAGATGAGGCAAACGTCGCCGAACTGACGCAAATGGACTGCGTTTTTCTTTGCATGGACGCTGGACCTGGAAAGCGATTGATTGTGGAGACGCTTGGCCCATCAAAAGTTCCATTCTTCGACGCCAGCATGGGCTTGTATGAAAAGGCTGACCGGATTGGAGGCATCCTTCAGGTCACAACAAGTACCGAATCAAACCGTGATCAGGCTCGCGATCGGATGTCACTTGCTGATGCTGATGAGCCCAACGAATATGATCAAAATATTCAGATTGCAGATCTCAATGCCCTGAATGCTCAGCTGGCAGTTTTGCGCTGGAAAAAAATGCGAGGTTTCTACCACGCTTTCGACCGGGCGAATTTCAGCTCGTTTACCGTTGGAAGCAACTTACTCCTTAACGAAGACCAGTATGATTAG
- a CDS encoding multiubiquitin domain-containing protein, with translation MAKEIIIIVNAEEKPVPDETVTFDQIVELAYPGAPTGPQITYSITFEHAKEPKQGTLGPGGSVKVKPRNTVFDVIQANRA, from the coding sequence ATGGCAAAAGAAATCATCATTATTGTAAATGCAGAGGAAAAGCCGGTCCCTGACGAAACGGTCACTTTCGATCAAATCGTGGAACTGGCCTATCCTGGGGCTCCCACTGGACCGCAAATAACTTACTCAATCACCTTCGAGCACGCCAAAGAGCCGAAGCAAGGAACGCTTGGTCCAGGTGGGTCGGTCAAGGTTAAGCCGCGCAACACGGTGTTCGATGTCATACAAGCTAATCGAGCTTAA